In Oscarella lobularis chromosome 5, ooOscLobu1.1, whole genome shotgun sequence, the genomic window CTGTGCTGCTCATCGCGTCAATTTGGCCTCTACGCAAGCTGCTGCAGGCGTTCCTTAtgtaaaaaaaatttaaCGACATTATTCGACAGCTGTACGACTTTTTTGACAACAGCGCAGTTAGAAGCGCTGGGCTTCAAGCAGTTGAGTCGATACTGAAGGAAAAAGGTCGCTTACTTGCTCCATGCTCTACAAGATGGCTCAGCGTTGAACGCAGCGTGAGCAGACTGAAATCTTGCATCTCGTCCGTCATAATCAGTCTCCagagagaaggagaggaaAGAAGCAATGCTAAGGCCGTTGGATTGCATTCACTGGTATGCAAAAACTTGTTTTTGGCCACCATGCTTCTTCTGAGCGATGCGCTGCCTCACGTTTCGCTCTTGTCTCGCTGTTTTCAAGCAGAGCATTGCGACTACAGCACAATACCGCAGCAGGTAGAAGCCGCTGTGACAGCATTGACCCATATGGCAAACCTCAAGAGCTTTCCAGATGTTATTGCGAAGTTGCAGAGTTCTGGTATCAGCGTTCCTGGTCAGTTTAATAAGGAAACATTCAACAGTACGGTTAGAGTTCCGTTTCTAAACGCTCTTATTGGAACTTGAGACAAGAGCGTAATGGCAGCTTTTGATGTCTTTGACACCAGGAAAATTCCGAACGCCTCTGCCGAAAGCTCACCTGAGGCAATTGAGGCCTTCGCATCATTTGGAAACGCTCACATCGAGTCTCTTCACAACCACTTTAGTACTTCGGATGAATTTGATCTCTCCGACTGCCTGGACGAGTGGGCAAGTTTTCGGCAACtttgtttaattaacaaaGAAAGGTCAACTTTCTTCTCAGAAGGCAACCATTGAATACCTCTGCACCAACGTTTCAGCGCAGCAGGTGTATCCTAGACTATCGTCGTTCGCCAAAGTATGCCGAGTTATTCCGATTCACACGGCAAGCATTGAGAGGACGTTCTCTCAACTGAAACTCATCAAAACGAGAATTCGCAATAGAATGAACGAAAGAAGTCTAGACGCTCTGCTTAGAATCGCAATAGAAGCACCGGATAATATAGAAGATTTTTCGTTCAAAAAAGCTGTTTCTCTTTGggcgtcaaagaaaaatagacGAATTCATGTAGGACATTAGCctaattttttctacctGGAGCATTGTGTGTAGATAGAGCGTAAGATTGCTCAGAATGCAGGAAAACCAATTTTGAATGACCACGGCCCCTAAAAAATTTGTTCGGGGTGCAGCCCCGAACCCCCGACCCACACTCACAAATTTTTCGGCAGAACCCTGAGAATTGCGTTTTTACCTCCATGAAAACGGTCCCACATCATTCGCTTGTAAAGAAACCGTCTCCAGCTATAACCGATTCCTACAATGTACAAGGCTCGTATTCTCTTAATTTAGAGCGTTACAGtcttatttttatttgcaCGTCGCCAATTAATTAGTTGAAATTACCTGCACCTGACTGGATTCGAGTGCTGCAAATAACAACGCCTTTTCCATTGTCAATTAAAAAAGCGCTTACATATATTTTGTATTAGgattattttaattgattaaccTGTGCATTTTTCACCAGATCTTTGAGCTTAAAAACGTCGCGTTCCAGAGACGTGAGAACATCTACAATTGTTTCAATGTATTCAATCTAGACAAGATACTAATAATGTCATTTTGGGACTCAAGTCATCTCATATTGACTTGCCAGGTGTGACGGCTGCCAGGGCATGCAGAAATCACATATGGCTAGTATCATCCTAGCTTCTTTGTGGATAACTCGGAACGGGAGTAAAAGACCCCGCCGAAGTGCCGTAAAGTCAACACGCCCAAAATGTCGACAAACGCTGCTTTAGTGACAAACGACAACCTCGGGGCTAGCCGGAGATACTAAGAAACGCGATAAATGTCAGCGGCCGGCACGGAGACTTGTCGCTAGAAGTTTACTCCGCCAACGTTTAGCATATGCGTACTTTTATGCACGAAAAAATATTAGGCCTTTCCATGGGCAACTGGAATCTGAGCTATACAACACATTAGTCATTTATAACCTAAAGAATAAGAGGAAATGTCCTTAAATaaggaaaaagacgaacaCGAAATGTATTATCCGGAAAGTGGTTATGTATGTGGAAAATTTATCGTCCGGGACTGCAGCCCGTGACGTAATGGCCCATCCCTTGTAGGTatactagataatgatggcttGGATAGCCATCATGAggagcctcccaccgctcTTACCgttttaaataataaaaaataataaataaaacaagTGATTACACTTTTCATTGTTACATCACGCCTAGATATCTATTTTCAGATAATAGCGCGAATCAATGTCGGCAGCTGAACAGGGAACGGACGGCGCCGGCCGTGGCCGTGGaagcggcgaagacgacaacgacgaccgCGGTCGCGGCCTTGGCCGTGGCCAAGGTCGACGTGGTCGAAATCGCCGCGGAAGCGGTCGCGGTCGGCGTCGTGGAAAGTAAGACTTCGCGATCACTCGcaaaagaataaattttatattttcttttttctttaattattaagtaGTTACGACGAAAAGGGATTTGCATGTTTTTTTACCGCCCGAGGTTCATTTTGCACgaatattttgatttttatcaTTTGTGATAGAGACAgtttcgaaaagaaagtgaaGAGGCGCCTGTGGATAAGTGACAGCTGATGCCGTCCCACCATCGACATTTCGTCGATGATCAAATATCGTACGTCTTCGAACCTCTCTTGCAGGTCTCTAAGAGAAGGTCCTTGTACGTCggaaaatgacgtcttctGCAAAGGAATGCGTAAAAGCGAGAGGAGCGTTTGTCCACCAATATTGAATGCTGCAACACCAGTAGGTGCTGCAAGTATGCAATCGCTTCCGAGCATTTCCTTTATGCAATTTATTAGATACGACTTTCCGGTTCCAGCGGAACCGCAAACAATCATTCGAAGCGGCTTGCATTCGAAGCCGCTTTTTGTCAACTCGTGTGGCTGCGAACGATGTCGTACGCTAATTTCTGATTGCCTTGAAGAAGGCTTGAATCGGCAGCCGCAACGAGCTCCTTATTGGATGAAGTGCTTTTTTACGCGCTTCCGTTACAAATTTTGGAGCCTCTGACAACGGTGGAAACTGCGCAAGTTTTTCCGACCAGTTGTAGTGTGCGAGATCTCCCTGATTAAATTCGGAATCTCTTGTGTCGTCCTCGTCAAAGTCATCGGATGAGTTGGGAGGACGGCACAATTTCATCCAGTCATCTTGATCTCGGATCTTTTTCTGTCCaagatctttctcttcgtctttctgcGCCATATTTGGATCTTCCTCTGTCTCTTCAAAAGGCATTTGAATATTGGCTATTGATTCAATATCTTCCATCAGTTCAATTCTATTGACCAACTTTTTGCTGGCCGTTCGAATGAACTTTTTGAAAGCTTTTGTGGAAGGCAGAGGAATGGTTTCACCGTCTGTATCGGTGATCTCATTTTctgcttcctcttcttcaatagTCAAATCGTCTAGCTTACGAAAAGGTTTGAATTTCATCAACTGATAGTAACAGCACTTTTCGTACTGTTCCTTGTTTGACTTATTGCAAAGGATTCGCGGTGCTACACGAATGACTATAGACTTGTGTCTGCGCACCGTTTTACCCTTTGCGTTTATATAGTAGTCAGAGACGTAGTCCAGTAGACAAACGTCTTCAACTTCTACCGAACGTCTCATGTACTCTTCTATTACAGTTGGAAGCGTTGCAGTTCGCCCTGGCTTTGCAGCCGGATCGACTTCACGCTTATTCTCTAAAAAGAGCGTTTTGAATTCGCGAGTCGATGTCACCAGCTTTTTGCCCATAATTAGATGGCAAGTTTCCTGTGCTGAATAGTCGCGCTCGCCAACGGTTTTCATTAGCAATTTGGAAACGGCCTTTCGAGCCGGATCGTCCGTGGACATTGACTCGGTAATCATCTTAAACGTTTCCTTCAGCGTTGCTGATTGCGGTTCGCTCTTTGTTGCGTATTTTGCGATATACTCACCAACAGCGTATGGGCTGACGATAACTTGCATGTCAACATTCGCTCGCCAACCTTCCAGCTGGAAGCGATTGTGACTGTTTACGCGAGGATCGTTGCGCTTGTGTGTTACCTCCGCCTCTGTATGACGTTCCGGTTTTCcgaaaggagaaatttccagtgtcgtttctttcctcAGCGGTTTTGGAAACTTGAAACGACACACCAACTCTCCAATAAAATTTGTTTTAAGGCAAGTTGTTTGCTTGCACTCTGTATGGCGCTCAACAGTGGCTATCAGACGCTTGTAATCCGCGTCATGATCGCTAATGTCGGCCCACTTTTCATGGCACGGATGATTTCCTGTCTTTGTTTGCGgcatttctcctttgccttcttcgtcgaaagaaggATTCATTGTCGACACAAGCCAATCGGCAAAGTCGACAATTTCTTGACCTTCTTCGCTTAGAATCTCTTTCATTCTCTCTTCGTTTGGTTTATCGTCTTTACCAAGTTGAAACTCGGGGTAATCCTTTATGCGACGAGTTATCTCTTCGCAATCAGGAGCATCCCGAATCCAACCGATGCCGTGCATGTGAGCACTGCCACGATGCTGGTATTCTATGCGAGCCCAATAGTCTGTCTGTAAAGCAGTAGACGTTTGCCATAATATTTTTGCAAATAGTCAGTGGCTCGTTTAGTAAATAGCCAGTCGGCTAGCATGGGATTGCTGTTCAGAGTCTCGTTTCGATCTCTATACTCTGCATGCAATTGCTCTGCAGTTTTATCTGGACTATAATGCGCtgccaaattgaaaaacTCGGGCCAATGCAAATCGGCTGCGCTCAAAGTAAAGAAGCAGCTTGGCGAACCGACTTTTTCCATCATGGCAAAAagattctttttctgcaTGTTCCAGTACTGTTTCGTACCATGCAGACTTTTGCCAAAGTGGACAACTTTGTTAGGAAATGAAGAGCTTTCTCTGACGTTTTTGTCATCTCTCGGAGTTCCTCAACGGTGAGGGCTGCATCGCTCGGATTTTGTTTGACAAAAACCCGAGCTGTTTCTAACGCCCGCCACCTCATCATTGTATTCAAAGCAAAATACCTCAAACGCGGATGCCGAGCAAAACGCCCGTCTTTATACCGCATTATGTGTTTCAGGTATTCGCCCAACGTAACTGACCGTAATCGGGGACTACGGAAGTCTCCTGCCCCCGTTAGAAATAACGCCGGAAAGGCTTGCGTAAAGTAGCCTTCCGTCGTAAACTCACTAATGGGATTACTGCCGTAAGTGGGCCAGCTCATATGGTCCTGCTGGTCACCATTTTCCTTGCAGctatctcctttttcttcagcctGTTCATCGGCAGACTTGCTTCCAAGACTGTCGATAAATTTATCAAGCTTTTGCCTTTCTGTTAGGTTTAATGCTGCGGAAGGCAAGACAGAATGCGAAAAGTGGACTGcatcgtcctcgtcttcatTCGTGTCTTTTGCCTCGTCAGCATTAGCGCCAACAGGAGAAATATCTTCGAAGGAGGCATCGTCATTATCCGCTCTAATATGCAAATGTGCAAGCATCACATGGAGATCGTCAAGTTCTCCATCTTCAGGAAGAGCTTCTAATGCCTCGGAATCTATCTCTATGTTCTCGTAATACTTGTTGTTCCTTTTCAAGTTTACGAGTGCCTCGAGAACTCGTTGTCGCCTTACGCGGAAGTTATTGACCTTACCGGAAGTGCGCGTCTGGCGAACAACGACCATACCCAAATTACTCTTTGTTCTAGGCAGACGGGTCAAAACCGACTGCACATTTTGGGGCAAATTTAGCACGTGACCACGGTATCCAAATTGCCTTCCGGCCGGCAATCTGAAAATGTGCATCATTGGTGCTATTTGCGCTAtgagcatttcttcgacaACTGATAAATTCTTAAGAGGCAGTGGAACACGCCCAGGATTCATGTTGTTGTCGGATGTAAGAAGGCCTACACAACCGTTTCCTTGGTCAGTTGTGCACTGCTTGCACATTTGTGTGCTGTACCTTATGTCTAAAGTGGGCCACGACTCCTCGCACGCAACACACGTATGGAAGGTTAGACCTTCCATGCGTTTGTGAAATGTGTCTAAGCGAGGATAATGTGCAGATGCAAATTCATCTTGCGTCGCCCACTCTTTCCAAAAAGGGACCCTTTCCTCGCCCATTTCACCTGATTTTTCACGAAGAGCAGCTTCC contains:
- the LOC136187051 gene encoding uncharacterized protein, translating into MHGIGWIRDAPDCEEITRRIKDYPEFQLGKDDKPNEERMKEILSEEGQEIVDFADWLVSTMNPSFDEEGKGEMPQTKTGNHPCHEKWADISDHDADYKRLIATVERHTECKQTTCLKTNFIGELVCRFKFPKPLRKETTLEISPFGKPERHTEAEVTHKRNDPRVNSHNRFQLEGWRANVDMQVIVSPYAVGEYIAKYATKSEPQSATLKETFKMITESMSTDDPARKAVSKLLMKTVGERDYSAQETCHLIMGKKLVTSTREFKTLFLENKREVDPAAKPGRTATLPTVIEEYMRRSVEVEDVCLLDYVSDYYINAKGKTVRRHKSIVIRVAPRILCNKSNKEQYEKCCYYQLMKFKPFRKLDDLTIEEEEAENEITDTDGETIPLPSTKAFKKFIRTASKKLVNRIELMEDIESIANIQMPFEETEEDPNMAQKDEEKDLGQKKIRDQDDWMKLCRPPNSSDDFDEDDTRDSEFNQGDLAHYNWSEKLAQFPPLSEAPKFVTEARKKALHPIRSSLRLPIQAFFKAIRN